The following DNA comes from Actinomycetota bacterium.
TCGCGGTCGTCTACATCGCCGTCAACGCCTCGCTGTCGTTCCTGGCCCGCTGGCTCGACCGCCGCACCCGCCACCGGATCGGCCGCACCGTGCAGCCGAGCGTCGCCGACGAGGCCGCCTGAGCCGCTAGGGCGCCGGCTCGGCGGCCAGCTCGAGCAGGTCGAACACGTGCGGGGGCTCGGCCCGGAGGCTGTGGCAGGTGAGCGGCCGCGGGTCGGCGGTCCGGCTGACCCGGAGCAGGACCCGCAGGGCGCCCCCGCCGGGGCGGCGGAACCGGACCGCCTCCAGGCCGTCCTCCAGCCGGTCGCGGCCCAGCAGGTCGAGGTCGCCGGTGCCGAGCAGCCCGGTGCGGCGGCGCACGAACCACTCGGCCGCCTGGACCACGGTCGGGTCGACGCAGCAGCCCCGGTAGTGGTCGAGGTCGATGCTCCCCTTGCGGTGCAGGGCCACCACCCGGTCGGCGTCGGCGGGACCGACCCGGCCGAAGTAGTGGCCGCCGGGCAGGCAGACCAGGTTGCCGGCGAACCGGTCCCCGCCGACATGCGAGCTCTCCCAGACCAGGTCGCCGTGGCTGGCCGCCAGGGCCAGGGCCAGCGGGCGCCCGTAGGTGGCGCAGCAGCGGTCGTGGCGGCCGTTGGTGCAGACCAGGTAGACGGGCTCGGTGGCCTCCTCGCCGAAGCCGGGCCGCTCGCCCGCGACCACCCTGGCCATGTCCAGCTCCAGCAGCTCGGCCGGGTCGTCGAGCAGGCGCCGCTCCAGCCAGCGGTCGCGGCGGCTGGTGTGGGCGACGAAGCAGGCCCGGGGCTGGTCGGTCGCCCGGGCGGCCGGCCGGCGGATCAGCAGCAGGCGCAGGTGGGCGGCGGTCGCCGACCGGTCCAGGGCGCGGGCCAGGTCGCGGTCGAGCCGGCTCTCGGTGACCGCCTCCCGGCCCCACGGCCCGGCCTGTTCCAGCAGCACCCAGCCCCGGACCCGGGAGGCGGTGCCGTACTGCGGCTCGGTGAGGGCCCGCGACAGGGTCGCGCAGGGGAGCGCCTCAGCCAACGGCCGTCGGCTGCAGCAGCCCCTCCCGGACCAGCCGGCGGACCAGCACCAGCCGGCTCGGCCCGTCCAGGGGTCCGGGGAGCTCCGCCGCGGTGCAGCGGTCGGCCTCGACGAGCTGGCGCACGGCCGGTCCCAGGTGGGCCGGCATGGTCAGAGTGCGGTCGCCCAGCAGCAGCTCCAGCCGGTCGCCGGTGACCCGCAGCCGGCAGGTGGTGCCGGGGCGGCGCCGGACCTCGGTGGCGTCGTCCAGCTCGTCCAGGGTGAGCAGCTGGCGCAGCTGGCCCTGGAGGGACGGGGGCCGGTTGGCCCAGAAGCGCCGGGCGGCCCCGTCGGCGACCCGGCCCAGGTCGACCTTGTCCAGGAAGCGGCGCAGCTCGGCCACCCGGTCGGCCAGGCTGTCCTCCAGGACGGCCGGGTCGTTGGCGAACCCGACGGGCAGGCTCTCCCGGAACCAGGCCTCCTCGGTGGCCAGCTCGACCACCTCGCGCAGCAGGTCGTTCCAGTTGCGGGTGAGCATGCCGACGGTCAGGTGGAGCGAGGCCGTCTCGGCCGTCCGGGCCGCGTGGCGGAACCCGCGGGGCACGTACAGGCAGTCGCCGGGGGCGAGCTCGGCGTCGACCTGGGGGGCCTCGGTCGGCGACTCGGCCCCGGGGGGCAGCTTCTTGTGGTGGGCCAGCGGGAACGGCACGGCCGCGTCCCAGACCTGCCACAGCTTGCGCCCGTGGACCTGGAGGACGAACACGTCGTGGGTGTCGTGGTGGACGCCAAGGCCGCGCGAGGACGGCGGGGTCAGGTAGGCGTTGACCTGGACCGGGTGGGTGAGGAAGAGCTCCAGCTGGCGGGAGAAGGCGGTCAGCGGCGGCCACCAGCGCTGCAGGCTCTGGAGCACGATGGTGGCCCCGCCGTGGAACTGGTCGAAGATCCTGCCCGGGTCGGCCAGGTCGGTCAGGGGCACCGAGCCCATCCGGCCGGACCTGGTGTAGGCCGACGGCGGCAGCGGCTTGCCGTCCTTGACCATCCGGAACGCTGGGGTCCTGGGCGAGGTGGTCGACAGCAGGCGGTCGACGTCGTCAAGGGACAGCAGATCGTCGAACCCGTCGGGCCCGGCCCCGCGCCGCAGCAGCGGGGCCTTGGCCCAGTGGTCGCGGACGAACGCCGCCGGGTCGCCGGCGCAGCGCTCGATCGCGGGGTTGCTACTGGTCGACGCTGTCGCCATCGGTGCCGTCGGCGCTGTCGCCGTCGCTGCCGTCGCTGTCGCCGTCGCCGCTGTCGCCGTCGGTCCCGTCGGTGCCGTCACCGTCGGTGCCGTCGGCGTCCTGGGGGTCGGCCACGGTGGCCGTCGGCGCCGAGCCGGCACCCTTGGCGTCCTCGCGCCAGGTGGTGACGATGTCCTCGTCCTCGACACGCGTGGTGTCGGTCATGGCCGTCCTCCTCGGGCTCGGCTGCTGGGACGGCTACGCTAGCACCCCGGGGCCAGGCGAAACAGCGGAGCTCAGGTGAGGGCCGCGACCACCGCGCGGTAGCGCTGCCTGGCCTCGTCCTCGGTGTCGCCGATGCAGGTCACGCCCATCTTGCCGTACTCGCGGAGCGCCCCCAGCAGGTGCAGGGTGGTGCCGGTGCGGCGGCGGGGGTCGTAGCCGAGCCCGAGGCGGTCGACCCGGTCGATCACCTCCTGGGGCTGGCAGCCGACCAGCGACGCCGCCTTGAGGTTGTCGGTGGCCAGGTACGCCTTGGCCTGCCCGGCCGCCACCAGGTGCCCGTCGGCGGCGTCGTAGCGCCCGTCGGTGACCAGCTTGGCCATGCCGAACGGGTGGGTGGTGCCGCCGACGCGGAGGTTGATCTCGGACAGGAACACCCGCTCCCTTCCCCCCCCGGGCACGACGAAGAAGTCGATCCCGAAGTAGCCGATGACCCCGCGGGCGGCCAGGACCCGGCCCACCCGCTCGGCCGCGGCCTTGATCTCCCCCCGGTAGGCCTCGTCGGCCGGGAAGCGGCAGCCCAGGTAGACCTGGCGGTTGGGGCCGCCCAGGACCTGGCTGTGGGTGGACAGGACCAGCGGCGTCCCGCCGGGCAGGACCCGCAGCTGCACGCTCGGGGAGACCATGCCGGGGACGTCCAGCAGCTCCTCCACGACGGCGCCGCCCTCGGCGATCTTGGCCGCGAACGACGGCCACGACTCCTCCTCGGCGCA
Coding sequences within:
- a CDS encoding sucrase ferredoxin, which encodes MAEALPCATLSRALTEPQYGTASRVRGWVLLEQAGPWGREAVTESRLDRDLARALDRSATAAHLRLLLIRRPAARATDQPRACFVAHTSRRDRWLERRLLDDPAELLELDMARVVAGERPGFGEEATEPVYLVCTNGRHDRCCATYGRPLALALAASHGDLVWESSHVGGDRFAGNLVCLPGGHYFGRVGPADADRVVALHRKGSIDLDHYRGCCVDPTVVQAAEWFVRRRTGLLGTGDLDLLGRDRLEDGLEAVRFRRPGGGALRVLLRVSRTADPRPLTCHSLRAEPPHVFDLLELAAEPAP
- a CDS encoding cupin domain-containing protein, giving the protein MATASTSSNPAIERCAGDPAAFVRDHWAKAPLLRRGAGPDGFDDLLSLDDVDRLLSTTSPRTPAFRMVKDGKPLPPSAYTRSGRMGSVPLTDLADPGRIFDQFHGGATIVLQSLQRWWPPLTAFSRQLELFLTHPVQVNAYLTPPSSRGLGVHHDTHDVFVLQVHGRKLWQVWDAAVPFPLAHHKKLPPGAESPTEAPQVDAELAPGDCLYVPRGFRHAARTAETASLHLTVGMLTRNWNDLLREVVELATEEAWFRESLPVGFANDPAVLEDSLADRVAELRRFLDKVDLGRVADGAARRFWANRPPSLQGQLRQLLTLDELDDATEVRRRPGTTCRLRVTGDRLELLLGDRTLTMPAHLGPAVRQLVEADRCTAAELPGPLDGPSRLVLVRRLVREGLLQPTAVG